acctcccccgtctTAGGGAGGGAGGCGatgtgggagctgcagagctggtgttTAAAGGCTGAGCGTAGCCCCAAGTGAAAATCCAGGCACAAACACAAAGAAGAGGCAGGATAAACAAAATCCGCTActgagaagttgtggatgttATCCATCATTGTCAAGGCTCTCTTTGCAGTGTGAGCCTTCATAGCAATTCAGAGTACCAGCAGCTATAGCTGTCCCTATATCTTAAGGATATCCTTTTCAGGAGACAtcaataacaacaacaagaaaaagaaaaactcttcTTTAAGTGTCATCACGCTGAAAACTTGCTTGGATTTGTGACAGCACctttacatgaaaataaaagaattcagAGCTTCCCCGTGATGCGGTACCAAAAAATTACATTAGCAAATAGTTGAGCAAGAAGATCAGCACTTAATATGCCCTCCTCATATGCTCATTTTTaactataaaaatgaaatatggaaTAAAAAGGGTCTTAAATCAAACCCATCCTCcgagctgtgtgtgctgggggcaTCTCCACGCCGTGGCGGTGGCTGCGAGGATTGCGCTGTGTCTGTTGGCTGCATTGGGCTCTGAAGCAACGACTGAAGTAATTTGACTGATGTAGGTAGGAAGATTGCAATGATACACGTTGGCATGGGGAAGATTAGGAGCAAAGATATGCTGTAAAGCTTTGCATCGTACATCTGGAATGCATATTCTAATCTGTTGTAAGCTAAATGCTGCGTGTGTGCAGCAATTGGAGCTGGCACCAATGGCCCTGGCGCAATGCAGACCCCCTCCCAAGCCCCTCTAACTcatcccagctctcagctgaCCCTGACACGGTGTGCAATATGTAGCAGATGTACACCAGTGATAAATGCTGAAtgcagcaccaccagcaccacaAACCCTTTTGCAAAGGTTTTAAGCTGCAGTTTGGGCAGTGGGCACTGTCAGAACACAATGCCAGCTCACTgcaagcagccctgctgcacggAAACAGCTTTGGAGCTTCTGGGCAAGGATGCAGGCAGATGAAAATGGTGTCATTGGAGGTTGGTGCTGCACTGATcctttgcagcacagcaggaaccGGAGTGGCCAACAGTCcatgctctgcctgctgcaatgctcccacagcagcactaGGAAACCAGTATGGGAGTGttacacacacagaaacaggCAGGGTTAAGGCCACCAGCAGCCCTTCCGGGGGTGTTTTGTAGCACAGCATCCAAGCACCTTACATCTTGAAGACACAGTGCTGCCAGGACACATCGTGGCTCCTGCCTTGCgccagccagcagtgctgctcccaggcTGTGCTTTGCACAAACTCCTGCAATTTCAGAGGCACAAATGGGCCAAAGAAGGTGCCTTGCACACTGCCATCCCTTTGCAcactgccttgccttgcacACTGCcatcctgccagctcctgcagccccagcaggagaAGCACGAGGGAAATGATCCACCAGGAGGGCACGCAAAGCATCCACACCTGCACAGGGAGAGAATGTAATAAATAACAAATGCGATCTGATCAGAGAACATAACATTACTTCCAATGCAAAAATGAATTACATCGCGCGCAGTAATAAATCACGTTACCATTCGCCGGCGCAGAGGCGGTCCTGAAGCCCCGAGCTCCGTCCCCAGCGGACGAAGAACCCGAGCACAGCCACCGAAGGACCCTCGTGGGGAAGGGGGCATCCGGCCGCGGCCAAGTAAGGAAGCGGGGTGGGTGAGGAACTGCTGTTTgtctcagctgcagcacagactgaAGGAGCCCTGAGGCCGGCGATGGGACAGTTTTCCGCTCAGCGCACCGCAG
Above is a window of Gallus gallus isolate bGalGal1 chromosome 9, bGalGal1.mat.broiler.GRCg7b, whole genome shotgun sequence DNA encoding:
- the PQLC2L gene encoding uncharacterized protein PQLC2L isoform X6, producing the protein MWRAVLSCSVPPLSTLLGPWARKHSRKEHFRSFPAVPCPLFAAGRLRAAAAPRPGGAVPASSSASRSTAGPEGAGMLLVAAGCPGMPPSPAPSPRTRPPGGAVAVPAMLGEGRGVRGPEVRIGRVGMSGWSRARGDGVLRCAERKTVPSPASGLLQSVLQLRQTAVPHPPRFLTWPRPDAPFPTRVLRWLCSGSSSAGDGARGFRTASAPANGVDALRALLVDHFPRASPAGAAGAGRMAVCKARQCAKGWQCARHLLWPICASEIAGVCAKHSLGAALLAGARQEPRCVLAALCLQDVRCLDAVLQNTPGRAAGGLNPACFCVCNTPILVS